A genome region from Bufo gargarizans isolate SCDJY-AF-19 chromosome 2, ASM1485885v1, whole genome shotgun sequence includes the following:
- the C2H15orf39 gene encoding uncharacterized protein C15orf39 homolog isoform X2 produces the protein MAGKRHFGSMDHVMHNKLARLELASQRSAACFGLASAQDLQTCQNFMAYSMPNTDGHGSFNPWSTTAAYMQYTDSVQNEHLQTREASVKHQRPHVERPHNPLQLSDNSSNQVPVHHSSPVRGYHMACPRACPSIAMPRPVYRSQSNFMDAAYGTRGFQSLSSQPLCPPAVEWTSARFAQPSSPLHDSGTKKHFSTPTTYPEVAGSPSSMSQGLQEQNYVYRHRADTSRSVGVSSAYPQKDIFTDAHHSVAQQNVHLLYAESNVPLGRQRSSAFTTPSPKHSNNKPSAYQGSLDHRLGNSYSKNFNSNATDSIHHRSTELSCSTDLRESPQSLRGSSIYPQRENRMHSGYVNSELRSQTPHHDRTLQPSERPFQGNPSTHKTITDIPVCSGQMNRYVCVMSSRADKPQFDSSPTNRSLQERSAYQEQSAHASFDQQGSSSSATPIVSSHEFISGHHASRHSIALETSSLYSSIHAFEDRRVTGTQTVENTTESHSSVSNVHLKHAESTVPRPSVSRVDSQYQMNHNNVRSRYDAATLLPPNCELSGSNMVDIADPKSASISEDVCFDNPKSPPMPVINDVFSLAPYRAYLEGKAPHPFATNQESEVENIAFASAFLEAPLTEGRTEKLEGNSGIASVVNDENVEKNRNKETVQTGEDVVSMQNTDVEFGVLDLSLKKLPQTGSSSCGQPDSSCQDKGTLHTIAAENCLGKAEKQIQGTESKMFSDTSQMYTFDQKSFSSQASSKMLESSENNCSPVSYDRLSSGQEKRLSSEKLICQRQKNISQSPKTFSWQVQEYCQSVATETQKNNAQENSMSLAHKRSSNRNQEVGHPQDTKRLPSQNQNNPPSQMTECLTHQLEKNHLSQVFKSSSHNIQGSGKSHSNKGLPHQPQDKCSSKNFRQQDLSSQTLQTLPAHTLVQHPSHSNFSVFVNTMQTQTTIVPVMLASPTIYFTNSIALHTSQPPSIKRPVQNSRKPLESSQSLSSPSGSENESNGFHSSKSFMFRKYKMKKLSSSEEEPCRASTDSVSQNVSNPFPSDTVQSLPPSAPESSPALGEANVSLASVNEPSRSSSGHQFSELHRSVHRAITSSVARSHFSLLEDWLSKTKEEEMSKMPGKNKNNFRSNDPSSDLPGEDIWLAFDGVRLRLHKLLSQLETFMFTRKCPFPHVIRAGAIFIPIHLVKEVLFPELPGPAVDRVLQKHKVELRPTTLSEEKLLRETKLKDCPSRMLKLLALKQLPDIYPDLLCHFCRHTIQQELGSRTQSGLHTLNFIGLDCVK, from the coding sequence ATGGCTGGAAAAAGACACTTTGGcagcatggatcatgtgatgcacAATAAGTTAGCCCGTTTGGAGTTGGCTTCACAGCGTTCTGCAGCTTGTTTTGGGCTTGCATCTGCACAGGATTTGCAGACATGTCAGAACTTCATGGCCTATTCTATGCCTAATACTGATGGCCATGGATCATTTAATCCCTGGAGCACTACAGCTGCATATATGCAATATACAGACAGTGTACAAAATGAGCATCTGCAAACTAGGGAAGCATCAGTGAAGCATCAAAGACCACATGTCGAACGACCGCATAATCCATTGCAGCTGTCAGATAATTCAAGTAATCAGGTTCCAGTTCATCACAGTTCCCCAGTACGTGGTTACCATATGGCATGTCCACGTGCATGCCCTTCAATTGCAATGCCCAGGCCTGTTTACAGGAGTCAAAGTAATTTTATGGATGCAGCATATGGTACAAGAGGTTTTCAATCTCTGTCTTCTCAACCCCTATGTCCACCTGCTGTGGAATGGACTTCTGCAAGATTTGCCCAACCATCTTCTCCATTACATGACTCTGGgacaaaaaaacatttctccaCCCCAACCACTTACCCTGAGGTAGCTGGGAGCCCATCGTCCATGTCTCAGGGCTTACAGGAGCAAAACTATGTTTATAGACACAGAGCTGATACAAGTCGTTCAGTAGGTGTTTCTTCAGCATATCCCCAAAAAGACATTTTCACAGATGCCCATCACTCTGTCGCTCAACAAAATGTCCATCTTCTGTACGCTGAAAGCAATGTACCTTTAGGACGACAAAGAAGTTCTGCCTTCACCACGCCCTCTCCAAAACATAGTAATAATAAACCTAGTGCCTACCAAGGTAGCCTTGACCATCGACTGGGCAATTCATATTCAAAGAATTTTAACAGTAATGCAACAGACAGTATCCATCATAGATCCACAGAATTATCTTGCAGTACAGACTTGAGAGAATCACCACAAAGTTTAAGGGGGAGTTCAATTTATCCACAGCGAGAGAATCGTATGCACTCCGGCTATGTGAATTCAGAGCTAAGATCTCAAACACCTCACCATGATAGAACTCTACAACCAAGTGAGAGACCTTTCCAAGGAAACCCAAGTACACACAAGACAATTACAGATATCCCAgtgtgctctggtcagatgaataGATATGTATGTGTGATGTCTAGCAGAGCAGACAAGCCACAGTTTGACTCATCCCCAACAAATAGGAGTTTGCAAGAAAGGTCTGCCTATCAAGAACAGAGTGCACATGCCAGTTTTGATCAACAGGGTAGCAGTTCTAGTGCAACCCCAATTGTCTCCAGTCATGAATTTATTTCTGGCCATCATGCCAGTAGGCATTCAATTGCGTTAGAAACCTCTTCACTGTATAGCTCAATCCACGCTTTTGAAGACCGTCGGGTTACAGGCACTCAAACAGTAGAAAACACTACAGAAAGTCATAGCAGTGTATCAAATGTACATCTCAAACATGCAGAATCAACTGTACCTAGACCCTCTGTATCCAGAGTTGACAGCCAATATCAAATGAATCATAACAATGTGAGATCAAGATATGATGCAGCTACATTATTGCCCCCAAACTGTGAACTTTCAGGTAGCAATATGGTTGATATTGCTGACCCGAAATCTGCATCTATCAGTGAGGATGTGTGTTTTGATAATCCAAAATCCCCACCAATGCCAGTTATTAATGATGTGTTTAGCCTTGCCCCGTACCGTGCTTATTTGGAAGGAAAAGCACCACATCCTTTTGCTACCAATCAGGAATCTGAAGTGGAAAACATAGCTTTTGCCTCAGCTTTCTTAGAGGCTCCACTTACTGAAGGCAGGACAGAAAAACTTGAAGGAAATTCTGGTATTGCTAGCGTAGTCAATGATGAAAATGTTGAAAAAAATCGAAATAAAGAGACTGTGCAAACTGGTGAAGATGTAGTCTCtatgcaaaatacagatgtggaATTTGGTGTTCTAGACCTAAGTTTGAAAAAGTTACCTCAAACTGGTTCCTCTTCTTGTGGCCAGCCTGATTCTTCTTGCCAGGACAAGGGTACTCTGCACACTATTGCTGCAGAAAATTGCCTGGGTAAAGCTGAAAAACAGATACAGGGTACAGAGAGTAAAATGTTTTCAGACACTAGTCAAATGTACACCTTTGATCAGAAAAGCTTTTCCTCTCAAGCATCTAGCAAAATGCTTGAGTCAAGTGAAAATAATTGCTCACCTGTCTCCTATGACAGACTGTCCTCGGGCCAAGAGAAAAGACTGTCAAGTGAAAAGTTAATCTGCCAGAGGCAGAAAAATATTTCTCAGTCCCCAAAGACCTTTTCTTGGCAGGTTCAGGAATATTGCCAGTCTGTAGCTACAGAAACGCAAAAGAACAATGCACAGGAAAACTCCATGTCTTTGGCCCACAAAAGATCGTCCAATCGAAATCAGGAAGTTGGCCATCCCCAAGATACTAAGAGATTGCCCAGTCAGAATCAAAACAATCCCCCATCTCAGATGACTGAATGCTTAACACACCAACTTGAGAAGAATCACCTCTCTCAAGTCTTTAAGAGCAGTTCCCATAACATTCAGGGCAGTGGTAAATCGCATTCCAACAAAGGTCTGCCCCACCAACCTCAGGATAAATGTTCTTCTAAAAACTTTCGACAACAAGACCTTTCAAGTCAGACCTTACAGACTTTACCTGCTCATACTTTAGTACAACATCCCAGTCACTCAAATTTTTCAGTCTTTGTGAATACTATGCAAACTCAAACCACCATTGTGCCTGTTATGCTTGCTTCTCCTACTATTTACTTCACTAATAGTATAGcactgcatacctcccaaccaccATCTATAAAGAGACCTGTGCAAAATTCAAGGAAACCCCTTGAATCAAGCCAATCATTGTCTTCACCCTCGGGTTCAGAAAATGAAAGTAACGGATTTCACAGTTCAAAATCATTCATGTTTCGGAAGTACAAAATGAAGAAGTTATCTTCGTCTGAGGAGGAGCCCTGTAGGGCCAGTACTGACTCTGTTTCCCAAAATGTGTCTAATCCATTTCCATCTGATACAGTGCAGTCTCTGCCTCCTAGTGCTCCTGAATCCTCTCCAGCTCTAGGGGAAGCTAATGTGTCTTTGGCAAGTGTAAATGAACCTTCTCGAAGTAGTTCTGGTCACCAGTTCTCTGAACTTCACCGCTCTGTGCACAGAGCTATCACTAGTTCTGTTGCTAGATCTCATTTCAGCTTGCTTGAGGACTGGCTATCAAAAACCAAGGAGGAAGAGATGAGCAAGATGCCAGGGAAGAATAAGAATAATTTTAGATCAAATGATCCATCCTCAGATTTGCCCGGAGAAGACATATGGCTTGCTTTTGATGGGGTTCGTTTACGTCTTCATAAGCTGCTATCCCAGTTGGAAACTTTCATGTTTACTCGGAAATGCCCTTTTCCTCATGTCATACGAGCAGGTGCAATCTTTATTCCTATCCATCTAGTTAAGGAAGTCTTGTTTCCAGAGTTGCCGGGTCCTGCTGTTGATAGAGTTTTGCAGAAGCACAAAGTAGAACTGCGGCCCACTACTTTATCTGAAGAAAAACTCCTCAGAGAGACCAAGCTGAAAGACTGCCCTTCCCGCATGTTAAAACTACTTGCCCTTAAACAGCTTCCTGACATTTATCCAGACTTGCTGTGTCATTTTTGCAGACACACAATACAGCAGGAGCTTG
- the C2H15orf39 gene encoding uncharacterized protein C15orf39 homolog isoform X3: MAGKRHFGSMDHVMHNKLARLELASQRSAACFGLASAQDLQTCQNFMAYSMPNTDGHGSFNPWSTTAAYMQYTDSVQNEHLQTREASVKHQRPHVERPHNPLQLSDNSSNQVPVHHSSPVRGYHMACPRACPSIAMPRPVYRSQSNFMDAAYGTRGFQSLSSQPLCPPAVEWTSARFAQPSSPLHDSGTKKHFSTPTTYPEVAGSPSSMSQGLQEQNYVYRHRADTSRSVGVSSAYPQKDIFTDAHHSVAQQNVHLLYAESNVPLGRQRSSAFTTPSPKHSNNKPSAYQGSLDHRLGNSYSKNFNSNATDSIHHRSTELSCSTDLRESPQSLRGSSIYPQRENRMHSGYVNSELRSQTPHHDRTLQPSERPFQGNPSTHKTITDIPVCSGQMNRYVCVMSSRADKPQFDSSPTNRSLQERSAYQEQSAHASFDQQGSSSSATPIVSSHEFISGHHASRHSIALETSSLYSSIHAFEDRRVTGTQTVENTTESHSSVSNVHLKHAESTVPRPSVSRVDSQYQMNHNNVRSRYDAATLLPPNCELSGSNMVDIADPKSASISEDVCFDNPKSPPMPVINDVFSLAPYRAYLEGKAPHPFATNQESEVENIAFASAFLEAPLTEGRTEKLEGNSGIASVVNDENVEKNRNKETVQTGEDVVSMQNTDVEFGVLDLSLKKLPQTGSSSCGQPDSSCQDKGTLHTIAAENCLGKAEKQIQGTESKMFSDTSQMYTFDQKSFSSQASSKMLESSENNCSPVSYDRLSSGQEKRLSSEKLICQRQKNISQSPKTFSWQVQEYCQSVATETQKNNAQENSMSLAHKRSSNRNQEVGHPQDTKRLPSQNQNNPPSQMTECLTHQLEKNHLSQVFKSSSHNIQGSGKSHSNKGLPHQPQDKCSSKNFRQQDLSSQTLQTLPAHTLVQHPSHSNFSVFVNTMQTQTTIVPVMLASPTIYFTNSIALHTSQPPSIKRPVQNSRKPLESSQSLSSPSGSENESNGFHSSKSFMFRKYKMKKLSSSEEEPCRASTDSVSQNVSNPFPSDTVQSLPPSAPESSPALGEANVSLASVNEPSRSSSGHQFSELHRSVHRAITSSVARSHFSLLEDWLSKTKEEEMSKMPGKNKNNFRSNDPSSDLPGEDIWLAFDGVRLRLHKLLSQLETFMFTRKCPFPHVIRAGAIFIPIHLVKEVLFPELPGPAVDRVLQKHKVELRPTTLSEEKLLRETKLKDCPSRMLKLLALKQLPDIYPDLLCHFCRHTIQQELGSRTQSGLHTLK, from the coding sequence ATGGCTGGAAAAAGACACTTTGGcagcatggatcatgtgatgcacAATAAGTTAGCCCGTTTGGAGTTGGCTTCACAGCGTTCTGCAGCTTGTTTTGGGCTTGCATCTGCACAGGATTTGCAGACATGTCAGAACTTCATGGCCTATTCTATGCCTAATACTGATGGCCATGGATCATTTAATCCCTGGAGCACTACAGCTGCATATATGCAATATACAGACAGTGTACAAAATGAGCATCTGCAAACTAGGGAAGCATCAGTGAAGCATCAAAGACCACATGTCGAACGACCGCATAATCCATTGCAGCTGTCAGATAATTCAAGTAATCAGGTTCCAGTTCATCACAGTTCCCCAGTACGTGGTTACCATATGGCATGTCCACGTGCATGCCCTTCAATTGCAATGCCCAGGCCTGTTTACAGGAGTCAAAGTAATTTTATGGATGCAGCATATGGTACAAGAGGTTTTCAATCTCTGTCTTCTCAACCCCTATGTCCACCTGCTGTGGAATGGACTTCTGCAAGATTTGCCCAACCATCTTCTCCATTACATGACTCTGGgacaaaaaaacatttctccaCCCCAACCACTTACCCTGAGGTAGCTGGGAGCCCATCGTCCATGTCTCAGGGCTTACAGGAGCAAAACTATGTTTATAGACACAGAGCTGATACAAGTCGTTCAGTAGGTGTTTCTTCAGCATATCCCCAAAAAGACATTTTCACAGATGCCCATCACTCTGTCGCTCAACAAAATGTCCATCTTCTGTACGCTGAAAGCAATGTACCTTTAGGACGACAAAGAAGTTCTGCCTTCACCACGCCCTCTCCAAAACATAGTAATAATAAACCTAGTGCCTACCAAGGTAGCCTTGACCATCGACTGGGCAATTCATATTCAAAGAATTTTAACAGTAATGCAACAGACAGTATCCATCATAGATCCACAGAATTATCTTGCAGTACAGACTTGAGAGAATCACCACAAAGTTTAAGGGGGAGTTCAATTTATCCACAGCGAGAGAATCGTATGCACTCCGGCTATGTGAATTCAGAGCTAAGATCTCAAACACCTCACCATGATAGAACTCTACAACCAAGTGAGAGACCTTTCCAAGGAAACCCAAGTACACACAAGACAATTACAGATATCCCAgtgtgctctggtcagatgaataGATATGTATGTGTGATGTCTAGCAGAGCAGACAAGCCACAGTTTGACTCATCCCCAACAAATAGGAGTTTGCAAGAAAGGTCTGCCTATCAAGAACAGAGTGCACATGCCAGTTTTGATCAACAGGGTAGCAGTTCTAGTGCAACCCCAATTGTCTCCAGTCATGAATTTATTTCTGGCCATCATGCCAGTAGGCATTCAATTGCGTTAGAAACCTCTTCACTGTATAGCTCAATCCACGCTTTTGAAGACCGTCGGGTTACAGGCACTCAAACAGTAGAAAACACTACAGAAAGTCATAGCAGTGTATCAAATGTACATCTCAAACATGCAGAATCAACTGTACCTAGACCCTCTGTATCCAGAGTTGACAGCCAATATCAAATGAATCATAACAATGTGAGATCAAGATATGATGCAGCTACATTATTGCCCCCAAACTGTGAACTTTCAGGTAGCAATATGGTTGATATTGCTGACCCGAAATCTGCATCTATCAGTGAGGATGTGTGTTTTGATAATCCAAAATCCCCACCAATGCCAGTTATTAATGATGTGTTTAGCCTTGCCCCGTACCGTGCTTATTTGGAAGGAAAAGCACCACATCCTTTTGCTACCAATCAGGAATCTGAAGTGGAAAACATAGCTTTTGCCTCAGCTTTCTTAGAGGCTCCACTTACTGAAGGCAGGACAGAAAAACTTGAAGGAAATTCTGGTATTGCTAGCGTAGTCAATGATGAAAATGTTGAAAAAAATCGAAATAAAGAGACTGTGCAAACTGGTGAAGATGTAGTCTCtatgcaaaatacagatgtggaATTTGGTGTTCTAGACCTAAGTTTGAAAAAGTTACCTCAAACTGGTTCCTCTTCTTGTGGCCAGCCTGATTCTTCTTGCCAGGACAAGGGTACTCTGCACACTATTGCTGCAGAAAATTGCCTGGGTAAAGCTGAAAAACAGATACAGGGTACAGAGAGTAAAATGTTTTCAGACACTAGTCAAATGTACACCTTTGATCAGAAAAGCTTTTCCTCTCAAGCATCTAGCAAAATGCTTGAGTCAAGTGAAAATAATTGCTCACCTGTCTCCTATGACAGACTGTCCTCGGGCCAAGAGAAAAGACTGTCAAGTGAAAAGTTAATCTGCCAGAGGCAGAAAAATATTTCTCAGTCCCCAAAGACCTTTTCTTGGCAGGTTCAGGAATATTGCCAGTCTGTAGCTACAGAAACGCAAAAGAACAATGCACAGGAAAACTCCATGTCTTTGGCCCACAAAAGATCGTCCAATCGAAATCAGGAAGTTGGCCATCCCCAAGATACTAAGAGATTGCCCAGTCAGAATCAAAACAATCCCCCATCTCAGATGACTGAATGCTTAACACACCAACTTGAGAAGAATCACCTCTCTCAAGTCTTTAAGAGCAGTTCCCATAACATTCAGGGCAGTGGTAAATCGCATTCCAACAAAGGTCTGCCCCACCAACCTCAGGATAAATGTTCTTCTAAAAACTTTCGACAACAAGACCTTTCAAGTCAGACCTTACAGACTTTACCTGCTCATACTTTAGTACAACATCCCAGTCACTCAAATTTTTCAGTCTTTGTGAATACTATGCAAACTCAAACCACCATTGTGCCTGTTATGCTTGCTTCTCCTACTATTTACTTCACTAATAGTATAGcactgcatacctcccaaccaccATCTATAAAGAGACCTGTGCAAAATTCAAGGAAACCCCTTGAATCAAGCCAATCATTGTCTTCACCCTCGGGTTCAGAAAATGAAAGTAACGGATTTCACAGTTCAAAATCATTCATGTTTCGGAAGTACAAAATGAAGAAGTTATCTTCGTCTGAGGAGGAGCCCTGTAGGGCCAGTACTGACTCTGTTTCCCAAAATGTGTCTAATCCATTTCCATCTGATACAGTGCAGTCTCTGCCTCCTAGTGCTCCTGAATCCTCTCCAGCTCTAGGGGAAGCTAATGTGTCTTTGGCAAGTGTAAATGAACCTTCTCGAAGTAGTTCTGGTCACCAGTTCTCTGAACTTCACCGCTCTGTGCACAGAGCTATCACTAGTTCTGTTGCTAGATCTCATTTCAGCTTGCTTGAGGACTGGCTATCAAAAACCAAGGAGGAAGAGATGAGCAAGATGCCAGGGAAGAATAAGAATAATTTTAGATCAAATGATCCATCCTCAGATTTGCCCGGAGAAGACATATGGCTTGCTTTTGATGGGGTTCGTTTACGTCTTCATAAGCTGCTATCCCAGTTGGAAACTTTCATGTTTACTCGGAAATGCCCTTTTCCTCATGTCATACGAGCAGGTGCAATCTTTATTCCTATCCATCTAGTTAAGGAAGTCTTGTTTCCAGAGTTGCCGGGTCCTGCTGTTGATAGAGTTTTGCAGAAGCACAAAGTAGAACTGCGGCCCACTACTTTATCTGAAGAAAAACTCCTCAGAGAGACCAAGCTGAAAGACTGCCCTTCCCGCATGTTAAAACTACTTGCCCTTAAACAGCTTCCTGACATTTATCCAGACTTGCTGTGTCATTTTTGCAGACACACAATACAGCAGGAGCTTG